ATCGCTTGTACGGTTTCTTTCACATCATGGACGCGAATAATATGAGCGCCTTGCATTGCTGCAATCACTGCACAAGAGAGGCTACCCGCGAGACGTTCTTGCGGTGGAACATTCAATAATTGTCCAATCATAGATTTACGTGACATCCCTGCCAATAGCGGTAGTCCGAAATTATGAAATTGTTCTAAGTTTGCCAATAATTGGTAATTATGCGACAAGTTCTTCCCAAATCCAAAGCCTGGATCAAGGATTATTTGCTGCCGCTCAATACCCGCAGCCACACAGCGGGCAATTTCGCCTTCAAGATAGGCTTGAACTTCGCACACCACATTTTCATAATCTGGCGCTTCTTGCATGGTTCTTGGCTGGCCTTGCATGTGCATAATGCACACAGGTAAGCCCGTTTTCGCTGCCACGCTTAACGCGTTGGGTTCATGAAGTGAACGAATATCATTGATGATATGCATACCGGCTTTCGCCGCTTCGGCCATTACCTGCGCTTTTGAAGTATCAACAGAAATCCACACATCAAACCGCTTAGCAATTGCTTCCACAACAGGCACAACACGGTCTAGCTCTTCACTCACTGAAACCTCAGCGGCACCGGGACGCGTTGATTCGCCACCGATATCAATAATCGTTGCGCCTTCTTGCACCATATTAGCGACATGTTCTAACGCATCATGATAACGATTATGAGTGCCACCATCTGAAAATGAATCAGGAGTGACATTCAAAATCCCCATCACTTGTGGGGTAGATAAGTCAAGGAGGCGGCCTCTGGCTTTGATATGCATATTTATTTTTCCTTAACGAAAAAAACCCCAGCGAACTGGGGCTTTATGATTTATTTTAACGATAGCTTATTGTGGCTTGTTATCGTTATTATCTGATGGATTTGATTCATCAGAATTATTACTTGGCTCTTCAGCACTGTTCTGAGGTTCTTCAGATTGAGGTTTTTCAGCTGTTTTCTCAACATTTGATGGACCTTTACCAAATGTTCCCGTCACATTGCTGACTTTTTTGTCTTCATCCCAACCTGCTGGCTCACGTACTGGACGACGATTCATTAAATCATCAATCATTGGCATATCGATGGTTTCATATTTCAGTAATGCATCTTTCGTTGCATGCAGAATATCGATATTGTCTTCCAGCGTTTTGTAAGCCAGTTGGTAACAGTGGTCTAAGATTTTCTTGATTTCTTCATCGACAATACGCGCTGTTTCATCAGAAATTCCAGAACCATTACCAGAAGAACGACCTAAGAATGCAGGACCTTCTTCTTTCGAGTATTGCATTGGGCCTAAACGGTCTGAGAAGCCCCACTGCGTAACCATGTTACGTGCTGTATTGGTTGCAAACTGAATATCAGAAGAAGCACCTGTAGTGACTTTTTCACGACC
The window above is part of the Providencia sp. R33 genome. Proteins encoded here:
- the folP gene encoding dihydropteroate synthase is translated as MHIKARGRLLDLSTPQVMGILNVTPDSFSDGGTHNRYHDALEHVANMVQEGATIIDIGGESTRPGAAEVSVSEELDRVVPVVEAIAKRFDVWISVDTSKAQVMAEAAKAGMHIINDIRSLHEPNALSVAAKTGLPVCIMHMQGQPRTMQEAPDYENVVCEVQAYLEGEIARCVAAGIERQQIILDPGFGFGKNLSHNYQLLANLEQFHNFGLPLLAGMSRKSMIGQLLNVPPQERLAGSLSCAVIAAMQGAHIIRVHDVKETVQAMQVVQMTLSEKEK